A genome region from Arthrobacter agilis includes the following:
- a CDS encoding YcnI family copper-binding membrane protein, whose protein sequence is MTSFPRRALTTGAVALTTAGLMGLGLGAASAHVTVAPASTTENGYSQLTFSVPNESETAATNKLEVQLPTEQPFTSVRVKPVEGWTAEVVSGALPEPVTTDDGVTLTEAPLSVVWTADAGAEISQQEYQTFSISVGRLPEAGSTVVLPTSQSYTDGEVVAWNQEAEEGAEEPDKPAPSFVTTAAAEGEDAHGGSHTTAGTPEAIDAEQTSSSTDAGSASAVAWVGLVAGLLGLAAGAVALARTRRRA, encoded by the coding sequence ATGACTTCCTTCCCCCGGCGCGCCCTCACCACCGGCGCCGTCGCCCTGACCACCGCCGGCCTCATGGGGCTCGGCCTCGGCGCCGCGAGCGCCCACGTCACCGTCGCCCCCGCCTCGACCACCGAGAACGGGTACTCGCAGCTCACGTTCAGCGTGCCCAACGAGTCCGAGACCGCGGCCACGAACAAGCTCGAGGTCCAGCTCCCCACCGAGCAGCCGTTCACCTCCGTCCGGGTCAAGCCCGTCGAGGGCTGGACCGCCGAGGTGGTGTCCGGCGCCCTGCCGGAGCCCGTCACCACGGACGACGGCGTGACACTCACCGAGGCACCGCTGTCCGTCGTCTGGACGGCCGACGCGGGCGCGGAGATCTCGCAGCAGGAGTACCAGACGTTCTCGATCTCCGTCGGTCGCCTGCCCGAGGCAGGCTCCACCGTGGTGCTTCCCACCTCGCAGTCCTACACCGACGGCGAGGTCGTCGCGTGGAACCAGGAGGCCGAGGAAGGCGCTGAGGAGCCCGACAAGCCGGCGCCGTCGTTCGTCACCACCGCCGCGGCCGAGGGCGAGGACGCACACGGCGGCTCGCACACGACCGCCGGGACCCCGGAGGCGATCGACGCGGAGCAGACCTCGTCGAGTACGGACGCGGGTTCGGCGTCCGCCGTGGCGTGGGTCGGGCTGGTCGCCGGCCTGCTCGGCCTCGCGGCCGGTGCTGTGGCGCTCGCCAGGACACGACGCAGGGCGTAG
- the ctaD gene encoding aa3-type cytochrome oxidase subunit I: MTAEYADSTLAAKPASPARTRTRGRVIVEWLTTTDHKTIGYLYIITSFVWFCMSGVEALVIRAELFEPGMQILQTKEQYNQLFTMHGTIMLLLFATPLFAGFANVIMPLQIGAPDVAFPRLNALAYWFYLFGGMIVGLGIFTPQGSAAFGWTSYPPLANVSFSPSIGGDLWVFGLTLTGFGTILGSVNFITTIICMRAPGMTMWRLPIFTWNTLATSVLVLMAFPVLAAALFALGADRRFGAHIFDPEAGGAILWQHLFWFFGHPEVYIIALPFFGIVSEIFPVFSRKPIFGYKGLVYATWAIVAYSVTVWAHHMYVTGAVLLPFFALMTMFIAVPTGVKFFNWIGTMWRGSLTFETPMLWSLGFLVTFLFGGLTGIILASPPLDFHVSDTYFVVAHFHYVVFGTVVFAMFAGFYFWWPKFTGTMLNERLGKIHFWMLFLGFHATFLIQHWLGVNGMPRRYADYLPEDGFTGMHQFSTIGSFLLGASVIPFFWNVYITWRQGKKVDVDDPWGFGASLEWATSCPPPRHNFVSIPRIRSERPALDLHHPELMARFNETSHSPAGAALGSADMGEQDPRQPDPKH, translated from the coding sequence ATGACCGCTGAGTACGCAGACTCCACCCTCGCCGCGAAGCCCGCCTCCCCCGCCAGGACGCGGACCAGAGGGCGGGTGATCGTCGAATGGCTGACCACCACGGACCACAAGACGATCGGGTACCTCTACATCATCACGTCCTTCGTGTGGTTCTGCATGAGCGGGGTGGAGGCGCTGGTGATCCGCGCCGAACTGTTCGAGCCCGGGATGCAGATCCTGCAGACCAAGGAGCAGTACAACCAGCTGTTCACGATGCACGGCACCATCATGCTGCTCCTGTTCGCGACCCCCCTGTTCGCGGGCTTCGCGAACGTCATCATGCCGCTGCAGATCGGCGCACCCGACGTCGCGTTCCCGCGGCTGAACGCCCTCGCGTACTGGTTCTACCTGTTCGGCGGGATGATCGTGGGACTCGGCATCTTCACCCCGCAGGGCAGCGCGGCCTTCGGCTGGACGTCGTACCCGCCCCTCGCCAATGTGAGCTTCTCCCCCAGCATCGGCGGGGACCTGTGGGTGTTCGGCCTGACACTCACGGGCTTCGGGACCATCCTCGGCTCCGTCAACTTCATCACCACGATCATCTGCATGCGCGCACCGGGCATGACCATGTGGCGCTTGCCCATCTTCACCTGGAACACGCTGGCGACCTCCGTGCTCGTCCTCATGGCGTTCCCGGTCCTCGCCGCGGCCCTCTTCGCGCTCGGCGCGGACCGCCGCTTCGGTGCCCACATCTTCGACCCCGAGGCCGGCGGTGCCATCCTCTGGCAGCACCTGTTCTGGTTCTTCGGCCACCCCGAGGTGTACATCATCGCCCTGCCGTTCTTCGGCATCGTCTCGGAGATCTTCCCGGTCTTCAGCCGCAAGCCGATCTTCGGCTACAAGGGCCTGGTCTACGCCACCTGGGCGATCGTGGCGTATTCGGTCACGGTGTGGGCGCACCACATGTACGTCACCGGTGCCGTGCTGTTGCCGTTCTTCGCCCTCATGACCATGTTCATCGCGGTGCCCACCGGCGTGAAGTTCTTCAACTGGATCGGCACCATGTGGCGCGGGTCGCTGACCTTCGAGACACCGATGCTGTGGAGTCTCGGTTTCCTCGTCACGTTCCTCTTCGGCGGACTCACCGGCATCATCCTGGCCTCGCCGCCGCTGGACTTCCACGTCTCCGACACCTACTTCGTGGTCGCGCACTTCCACTACGTGGTCTTCGGCACCGTGGTGTTCGCGATGTTCGCCGGGTTCTACTTCTGGTGGCCGAAGTTCACCGGGACCATGCTGAACGAGCGGCTTGGGAAGATCCACTTCTGGATGCTGTTCCTCGGCTTCCACGCCACGTTCCTCATCCAGCACTGGCTCGGCGTCAACGGGATGCCCCGCCGGTACGCGGACTACCTGCCCGAGGACGGCTTCACCGGGATGCACCAGTTCTCCACGATCGGGTCCTTCCTCCTCGGCGCCTCCGTGATCCCGTTCTTCTGGAACGTCTACATCACGTGGAGGCAGGGCAAGAAGGTCGACGTCGACGACCCGTGGGGCTTCGGTGCCTCCCTGGAGTGGGCGACGTCGTGCCCGCCGCCGCGCCACAACTTCGTCTCCATCCCGCGTATCCGCTCGGAGCGCCCGGCCCTCGACCTGCATCACCCCGAACTCATGGCCCGCTTCAACGAGACCAGCCATTCCCCTGCGGGTGCGGCCCTGGGCAGCGCGGACATGGGCGAGCAGGATCCCCGCCAGCCGGATCCGAAGCACTAG
- the rsmD gene encoding 16S rRNA (guanine(966)-N(2))-methyltransferase RsmD, producing MTRIISGAAGGSTLTSVDGNGTRPTTDRVKEALFSSLESYNVVHGAHVLDLYAGSGSLGVESASRGAASVDLVESADRAAAVAQRNADLVNRVLGWTAVRVHRTKVETYLDRVAPDITWDLVLMDPPYTVREDGVLAVLAALESRLSEGAVVVVERSARSPEPAWPAWLERFSDKKYGETRLWFLEPAVP from the coding sequence ATGACGCGCATCATCTCCGGGGCCGCAGGCGGCTCGACCCTCACCAGCGTCGACGGGAACGGCACACGTCCCACGACCGACCGCGTGAAGGAGGCCCTGTTCTCCAGCCTCGAGTCCTACAACGTGGTGCACGGGGCGCACGTCCTCGATCTCTACGCCGGCTCCGGGTCGCTCGGCGTCGAGAGTGCGAGCCGCGGCGCCGCATCCGTGGACCTCGTGGAATCGGCCGACAGGGCCGCCGCCGTCGCCCAGCGCAACGCGGACCTCGTGAACCGCGTGCTGGGGTGGACGGCGGTACGCGTGCACCGCACCAAGGTCGAGACCTACCTCGACCGCGTCGCCCCGGACATCACCTGGGACCTGGTCCTCATGGACCCGCCCTACACGGTGCGGGAGGACGGTGTGCTCGCCGTCCTGGCGGCCCTGGAGTCGCGGCTGTCCGAGGGTGCGGTCGTGGTCGTCGAGCGCTCCGCGCGGTCTCCCGAACCGGCCTGGCCCGCCTGGCTCGAGCGGTTCTCGGACAAGAAGTACGGGGAGACGCGCCTCTGGTTCCTGGAGCCCGCGGTCCCCTGA
- a CDS encoding aminotransferase class I/II-fold pyridoxal phosphate-dependent enzyme, giving the protein MTTDAHTAAPRSTAPWSRTARGANLLGSDGRLGITIFEEVTALAQKHAAINLGQGFPDEDGPREILDAARAAIADGANQYAPGQGLAVLRHAIAAHQERFYGLTVDAQTEVIVSTGATESIAAAILAFAGPGDEVLTFEPFYDSYGAVIGLSGATHTTAPLRAPDFQPDAADLEAAFSERTRIVVVNNPHNPTGSVFSRSALELIVRLAARYGAIIVTDEVYEHLTFGIPHLPVATLPGAAERTLTISSAGKTFSVTGWKIGWLSGPADLVAQVRTVKTFLTYTSGTPFQGAVALGLGLPDTYFSDAAATLRRKRDLLGEGLRAAGFDVFEPEGTFFTMVDAAPLGIEDATDLARRLPELIGVAAIPVAMFCHEEGAERTRSMLRFAFCKKFDVIEEGARRLGTLQARV; this is encoded by the coding sequence ATGACGACAGACGCGCACACCGCTGCCCCCAGGAGCACGGCACCGTGGTCGAGGACCGCCCGCGGGGCGAACCTCCTCGGGAGCGACGGCCGGCTCGGCATCACGATCTTCGAGGAGGTGACGGCCCTCGCGCAGAAGCACGCCGCGATCAACCTCGGCCAGGGGTTCCCCGACGAGGACGGACCCCGGGAGATCCTCGACGCCGCACGGGCCGCCATCGCCGACGGCGCCAACCAGTACGCGCCCGGCCAGGGACTCGCCGTCCTGCGGCACGCGATCGCCGCCCACCAGGAGCGGTTCTACGGGCTGACGGTGGATGCGCAGACCGAGGTGATCGTCAGCACCGGCGCCACCGAGTCGATCGCGGCCGCCATCCTCGCCTTCGCCGGGCCCGGCGACGAGGTGCTGACCTTCGAACCCTTCTACGACTCCTACGGCGCGGTGATCGGCCTCTCGGGTGCCACCCACACCACGGCGCCGCTGCGCGCGCCCGACTTCCAGCCGGACGCCGCCGACCTCGAGGCCGCCTTCAGCGAGCGCACGAGGATCGTGGTCGTCAACAATCCGCACAACCCGACGGGCAGTGTGTTCAGCCGGTCGGCGCTCGAGCTCATCGTGCGGCTGGCCGCGCGCTACGGCGCCATCATCGTGACCGACGAGGTGTACGAGCACCTCACCTTCGGGATTCCGCATCTTCCCGTCGCCACCCTGCCGGGAGCCGCGGAGCGTACCCTGACGATCTCCTCCGCCGGCAAGACGTTCTCGGTGACGGGGTGGAAGATCGGCTGGCTCAGCGGCCCCGCGGACCTGGTGGCCCAGGTGCGCACCGTCAAGACGTTCCTGACCTACACCTCGGGCACACCGTTCCAGGGTGCCGTCGCCCTGGGTCTGGGGCTGCCGGACACGTACTTCTCGGACGCCGCGGCCACGCTGCGCAGGAAACGGGACCTTCTGGGTGAGGGCCTCCGCGCGGCCGGCTTCGATGTCTTCGAGCCCGAGGGCACGTTCTTCACCATGGTCGACGCCGCCCCCCTCGGGATCGAGGACGCGACCGACCTCGCGCGGCGCCTGCCGGAGCTGATCGGCGTCGCGGCGATCCCCGTGGCGATGTTCTGCCACGAGGAAGGCGCCGAGCGGACGCGCTCGATGCTGCGCTTCGCCTTCTGCAAGAAGTTCGACGTCATCGAGGAGGGCGCACGGCGCCTCGGCACCCTGCAGGCGCGCGTATGA
- a CDS encoding spermidine synthase, which produces MTGTPDPGPAGDAAAELEPEVPTRWLPAAGAYAELDEDAHIEGALILSIAGAQQSHVDLLHPERVFYEYLQRICNVIDLVGEPGAPLRVLHLGAGALTLVRYVQATRPGSQQTAVDLDQALIDFVLDAMPLPDGTTCDIVVGDAADAVLEQPDDAFDVVVLDIFAGDDAPAHLTSEGFAAHLLRVCAGDGVVLVNVGDDPPLAFARAQSGQLAALAPATAVLTEAGMVDGSRAGNVIVAARRKPWPAAWTRALLAAGPHPAAVLVGSDREAFERLPRR; this is translated from the coding sequence ATGACCGGGACGCCGGACCCGGGACCCGCCGGCGACGCGGCCGCCGAGCTGGAGCCCGAGGTCCCGACCCGCTGGCTGCCGGCGGCGGGCGCCTACGCCGAACTCGACGAGGACGCCCACATCGAGGGCGCACTGATCCTCAGCATCGCGGGCGCACAGCAGTCCCATGTGGACCTGCTCCACCCCGAGCGGGTCTTCTACGAGTACCTGCAGCGCATCTGCAACGTCATCGACCTGGTGGGAGAACCCGGTGCACCCCTGCGGGTCCTGCATCTCGGCGCCGGCGCGCTGACCCTCGTCCGCTACGTCCAGGCCACGCGTCCCGGGTCGCAGCAGACCGCCGTCGACCTGGACCAGGCGCTGATCGACTTCGTCCTCGACGCCATGCCGCTACCGGACGGGACCACCTGCGACATCGTCGTCGGCGACGCTGCGGACGCCGTGCTCGAGCAGCCGGACGACGCCTTCGACGTCGTCGTGCTGGACATCTTCGCCGGGGACGACGCTCCTGCCCACCTGACGTCCGAAGGCTTCGCCGCGCACCTTCTGCGGGTCTGCGCCGGGGACGGGGTGGTCCTGGTCAACGTCGGCGACGATCCTCCGCTCGCCTTCGCGCGCGCGCAGAGCGGGCAGCTCGCGGCGCTGGCCCCCGCGACGGCGGTGCTGACCGAGGCCGGCATGGTGGATGGCTCCCGGGCCGGCAACGTGATCGTCGCCGCACGCCGGAAGCCCTGGCCGGCCGCCTGGACGCGGGCGCTCCTGGCTGCGGGACCGCACCCGGCCGCCGTCCTCGTCGGGTCCGACCGCGAGGCCTTCGAGCGGCTCCCCCGCCGATAG